The genomic region CTGAATGAATCATTGCCTTGTCTATGTCGTTATCGCAGACTTTCATCAGATTCTTCAGGTATTTCTTTTCGTATTCAGCCCTGCTGAATTTGCAAAAAGACTTCCAGTCATGATCAAGGAGTTCCTGTTTTAATGCTGCGGAAACAGGATCAGCCATGGGCTTGCCAATAGTTGTGTGAGGATCTGATCGGTTAGCGTGTTTGAGAAACATGACATGCAGATCTCGGGGCAGATGGGAAGGATAAAGCACCCGTTCCTGAGGCGCCGACGCGCTCAATGCTTTGAGCACATTGACCAGTTCACGCACATTACCAGGCCAGTCATAACTTGCAAAAAGATCTGTCAGATCAGGAGAAGCACTCATGCGCGGGAGGCTTAGTTCTCTGGATATTTCCCTCAGGTAGTAACTTACAAGATCTTCAAGATCATCAAGGCGGTCTCGCAGGGGCGGAATATTGATGGTCACGGTCTGAATCCGGAAAAGAAGATCCTCGCGGAATTCTTCCTTGCGGACCATGTCATGAAGATCACGATTACTGGCACAAACTAGCCGAAAATTGCTCACAGACTCATGGGACTGTCCCAAAGGCCTGTAAGTCTGATTCTCCAGAACACGCAGAAAACTCTTTTGCAGACTCAGGGGCAGTTCACTGACCTCATCCAGAAACAGAGTTCCTTTGTCGGCCTGATATATCAAACCCGGTTTATCAGAGGTCGCCCCTGTGAAAGCTCCTTTGCGATAACCGAACAACTCACTGCCGGCTATAGTTTCAGTCATGGATGCGCAGTCCACCACTACCAGATTCTGATCCCTGCGCGGACTGTTGGCGTGCAGGGCCCTGGCAAATACCTCTTTGCCAGTACCGGTCTCCCCGGTAAACAAGACTTCAGCCTGGCTTCTGGCTGCCTTGGCTGTCTCTTCCAGACAGGACATAAGACCAGGACTGGAGCCGACAATGCCTTCACGCTGAACCGGGAAAAGGGCCATGCGTTTGCTCCGGTAATCCAGAGCCCTTTCACATGAAAGCTTCATTTCCAACTGGCTGCTTGTCTTCTTGATGAAATCCCAGGCACCTTCCCGTATGGCTGTTTCAGCGTTTTCCTCTTCCAGGGAGCCGGTGATCACAATGATTTCCGGGGAGTTGGGCAGTGCTTTAAGATTTGGCAAAATATCCATGCCGCTTCCTTCAGGAAACTGCATGTCGAGAAAGACAATATCCATGTCCCGGGAGTGTGCTGACCTCAAGCCTTGAGACAGGGTGGCTGCTGAAAAAATCCGGCGACCTTCGCCGGCCAGGGCGTCTGAAAGCCCCAGACTGAAAAGCTCGTCGTCGTCAACTATCAGGATATTAATCACTGGCTGCTCTCCTGGTACTGTCTTCCAGATTTGTTACCGGCAGAGTGAGATAGAACACTGTTCCTTTGCCAGGCGCGCTTTCAGCCCAGATTTCACCTCTGTTTTTTTCTGTGTACTCCTTACACAGAAGAAGCCCCAGGCCAGTGCCTTTTTCTCCGCTGGTACCTTTTCGTGAGGACGCATGTTGTATGGAAAACATTTTTTTAATTGTCTCCTGGTTCATACCAATACCTTCATCAGCAACTGAAATCCGAACCAGGGATTCCATTGGTTCCGCCTTAACAAACACCCGGCCTCCCGGGGGTGAAAATTTCACTGCGTTGGTGAACAGGTTGCGTAAAACCATTTTGAGCATTGTTTTATCCCCAAAAACCTGCATGCCGTCAGAAATACTGTTTTGAAACGAAATATCTTTAAGCGCGGCCAGATGGTGAACAAGCTGGATATTTTCATTTACCACATCTGACAGGCAGCAAAGACCTGGATTATATTCAGCAGCATCACGCTTGAGCACTGACCATTCCAGCAGATTTTCCAGTAAACTGTAAAGATTCTCCGCGGAATGTTTCATCTGCATTGACATATTCTTAATCTCCTCCAGGCTGAATTTTTCAAATTTCTCATTCAACAACCTGATAAAGGACAAAAAACCTATAAAAGGAGATTTAAGATCATGGGCTATTATGGAAAAAAACTTATCCCTTTCTGACAGTGCCTGCTGAAGAAGGTGATTAACTCTTTCAGTCTCTTGCCTGGATTCAACCATTTCTGTAATATCCGGACTGCTTCCCACCATGCCCAGAAACTCTCCTGAAGCGGAAAACTCAGGTTCTCCTCTGGACATGATCCAGCGCCACTGTCCATCATGCCTTTGAACACGGGCAGTAGCTGCAAAAGAACGTCTCTCACGCAGCGCCTTCATAAACTTCCTGGTATAAGCATCCTGGTCGTCCGGATGCAGAAGAGGCTGCCATTTTTTGCCCTGAACTTCTTCCAGACTGGTTCCAAAAAAATCAAGATGTGTACTGTTGGCAAAGATTAAGCAACCTTTATGATCACAGACCCA from Desulfonatronovibrio magnus harbors:
- a CDS encoding sigma-54-dependent transcriptional regulator, whose product is MINILIVDDDELFSLGLSDALAGEGRRIFSAATLSQGLRSAHSRDMDIVFLDMQFPEGSGMDILPNLKALPNSPEIIVITGSLEEENAETAIREGAWDFIKKTSSQLEMKLSCERALDYRSKRMALFPVQREGIVGSSPGLMSCLEETAKAARSQAEVLFTGETGTGKEVFARALHANSPRRDQNLVVVDCASMTETIAGSELFGYRKGAFTGATSDKPGLIYQADKGTLFLDEVSELPLSLQKSFLRVLENQTYRPLGQSHESVSNFRLVCASNRDLHDMVRKEEFREDLLFRIQTVTINIPPLRDRLDDLEDLVSYYLREISRELSLPRMSASPDLTDLFASYDWPGNVRELVNVLKALSASAPQERVLYPSHLPRDLHVMFLKHANRSDPHTTIGKPMADPVSAALKQELLDHDWKSFCKFSRAEYEKKYLKNLMKVCDNDIDKAMIHSGLSKPRLYSLLKKYSIPRPSRIDKSRQST
- a CDS encoding PAS domain-containing sensor histidine kinase yields the protein MQDHSDNEMQQSPSSQAPGRLIKECGFTLHEINEMSAEEIQLKFYELLEHRTELERQNQALVQDRERLKRSCAHYYELYDKAPTGYVTISTRGRILEANQASAYLLGMNREDLTGLRFSGFIYAKDHKIFLQHRKELYRSRLMGTVKTCELRVAKPGGTFFWACLEAAAIRHIDGSIVCRVVINDIDERKRAEEKLYQAQEQFRIMADGCPFMIWVCDHKGCLIFANSTHLDFFGTSLEEVQGKKWQPLLHPDDQDAYTRKFMKALRERRSFAATARVQRHDGQWRWIMSRGEPEFSASGEFLGMVGSSPDITEMVESRQETERVNHLLQQALSERDKFFSIIAHDLKSPFIGFLSFIRLLNEKFEKFSLEEIKNMSMQMKHSAENLYSLLENLLEWSVLKRDAAEYNPGLCCLSDVVNENIQLVHHLAALKDISFQNSISDGMQVFGDKTMLKMVLRNLFTNAVKFSPPGGRVFVKAEPMESLVRISVADEGIGMNQETIKKMFSIQHASSRKGTSGEKGTGLGLLLCKEYTEKNRGEIWAESAPGKGTVFYLTLPVTNLEDSTRRAASD